One genomic segment of Amycolatopsis sp. WQ 127309 includes these proteins:
- a CDS encoding ESX secretion-associated protein EspG translates to MLDRQVTLSTGTVINLIRRRGGEPHTVLAETPTWYSDEAQRAEDERVNAELTKAGLFGPRGMHPGFVATIEAVARPQLEYYGWVDGGFQGKAVSYRLLAGSAGGEAFVLAKHEQLDVVVLESTRPGEVLDDFLGQIPKLAPGRGTPIAVPKSQLEGGGRRDDDGFALMRNDRPADGSQEADELRRILALRRMGSGSLYVAARSRTGSWHRIERPVNYIDTSEGRWLTEEIPGRGESRIAFTPADQRVLADRLRSAQGRLTAA, encoded by the coding sequence GTGCTGGACAGGCAGGTCACCCTTTCGACCGGCACCGTGATCAACCTGATCCGGCGCCGTGGCGGGGAGCCGCACACGGTGCTGGCCGAGACGCCGACCTGGTACAGCGACGAGGCCCAGCGCGCCGAAGACGAGCGCGTCAACGCCGAGCTCACCAAGGCGGGCCTGTTCGGGCCGCGCGGCATGCACCCGGGGTTCGTCGCGACGATCGAAGCCGTCGCGCGGCCGCAGCTGGAGTACTACGGCTGGGTGGACGGCGGTTTCCAGGGCAAGGCGGTCAGCTACCGGCTGCTGGCCGGGAGCGCCGGCGGCGAGGCGTTCGTGCTGGCCAAGCACGAGCAGCTGGACGTCGTCGTGCTGGAGTCGACCCGTCCCGGTGAAGTGCTGGACGACTTCCTCGGCCAGATCCCGAAGCTCGCGCCGGGCCGTGGGACGCCGATCGCGGTGCCGAAGAGCCAGCTCGAGGGCGGCGGCCGCCGCGACGATGACGGCTTCGCCCTGATGCGCAACGACCGGCCGGCCGACGGCTCGCAGGAGGCCGACGAGCTCCGGCGGATCCTCGCGCTACGCCGAATGGGGAGCGGCAGCCTGTACGTCGCGGCCCGCAGCCGTACCGGATCGTGGCATCGCATCGAACGGCCGGTGAACTACATCGATACCTCGGAAGGCCGCTGGCTGACCGAGGAGATTCCGGGGCGTGGGGAGAGCCGGATCGCCTTCACCCCGGCCGACCAGCGCGTTCTCGCCGATCGGTTACGCAGCGCACAGGGCCGGCTCACCGCGGCGTGA
- the dnaB gene encoding replicative DNA helicase, translating to MALTDDRGPMYAENDPGPSDPGSGGGFDRQPPQDITAEQSVLGGMLLSKDAVADVIEALGPDDFYRPAHQAIYDCILDLYGRGEPADPITISAELERRGELGRIGGAPYLHTLIATVPTAANAGFYAEIVAEKAVLRRLVEAGTRIVQYGYGAAAADGANIDEVVDRAQAAIYDVTERRTSEDYVALEELLQPTMDEIDAIASRGGQSQGIPTGFTDFDELTNGLHPGQMIIVAARPGVGKSTLGLDFARSASIRHGLTSVIFSLEMSRTEIVMRMLSAEAKIRLADMRGGKMSDDDWTRLARRMSEVSEAPLFVDDSPNMTMMEIRAKARRLKQRHDLKLVVLDYLQLMTSGKRVESRQQEVSEFSRQMKLLAKEIEVPVIAISQLNRGPEQRTDKRPMLSDLRESGSLEQDADLVILVNRPDAWERDDPRAGEADLIIAKHRAGPTATIVVAHQLHYSRFVDLSHD from the coding sequence GTGGCGCTGACCGACGACCGCGGTCCGATGTATGCGGAGAACGACCCGGGTCCGAGCGACCCCGGCTCCGGTGGCGGGTTCGACCGCCAGCCGCCGCAGGACATCACGGCCGAGCAGTCCGTGCTCGGCGGCATGCTGCTGTCCAAGGACGCCGTCGCCGACGTCATCGAGGCCCTCGGCCCCGACGACTTCTACCGCCCGGCGCACCAGGCGATCTACGACTGCATCCTCGACCTCTACGGCCGTGGCGAGCCCGCCGACCCGATCACCATCTCCGCCGAGCTGGAGCGCCGGGGCGAGCTGGGCCGCATCGGCGGCGCGCCGTACCTGCACACCCTGATCGCGACGGTGCCGACAGCGGCGAACGCCGGCTTCTACGCGGAGATCGTCGCGGAGAAGGCGGTGCTGCGCCGGCTGGTCGAGGCGGGCACCCGGATCGTGCAGTACGGCTACGGCGCGGCGGCCGCGGACGGCGCGAACATCGACGAGGTCGTCGACCGCGCCCAGGCCGCGATCTACGACGTCACCGAGCGCCGGACCAGCGAGGACTACGTCGCGCTGGAAGAGCTGCTGCAGCCGACGATGGACGAGATCGACGCGATCGCGTCCCGCGGCGGGCAGTCCCAGGGCATCCCGACCGGCTTCACCGACTTCGACGAGCTGACGAACGGCCTGCACCCGGGCCAGATGATCATCGTCGCCGCGCGTCCCGGTGTCGGCAAGTCGACGCTGGGGCTGGACTTCGCGCGCTCGGCGTCCATCCGGCACGGCCTGACCAGCGTCATCTTCTCGCTGGAAATGAGCCGGACCGAGATCGTCATGCGCATGCTCTCGGCCGAGGCGAAGATCCGCCTCGCCGACATGCGCGGTGGCAAGATGTCCGACGACGACTGGACGCGCCTGGCCCGCCGGATGAGCGAAGTCTCCGAAGCACCGCTGTTCGTCGACGACTCGCCGAACATGACGATGATGGAGATCCGCGCGAAGGCCCGCCGGCTGAAGCAGCGGCACGACCTCAAGCTCGTGGTCCTCGACTACCTGCAGCTGATGACGTCCGGCAAGCGCGTCGAGTCGCGGCAGCAGGAAGTCTCGGAGTTCTCGCGGCAGATGAAGCTGCTGGCGAAGGAGATCGAGGTCCCGGTGATCGCGATCAGCCAGCTGAACCGTGGTCCCGAGCAGCGGACCGACAAGCGCCCGATGCTGTCCGACCTGCGTGAGTCCGGCTCACTGGAGCAGGACGCCGACCTCGTCATCCTGGTCAACCGGCCGGACGCCTGGGAGCGGGACGACCCGCGCGCCGGCGAGGCGGACCTGATCATCGCGAAGCACCGTGCCGGCCCGACCGCGACGATCGTCGTCGCGCACCAGCTGCACTACAGCCGCTTCGTCGACCTGTCCCACGACTAG
- a CDS encoding MarR family winged helix-turn-helix transcriptional regulator, with the protein MTDAVAEVERAMIAIRRSQQRRALSRIAKERGRGGHDPVHELLDVVEELAERGEAGTVTALSTAMGVDQPRASRLVARAVEQGLLRREADQHDGRRAVLVPTEAGQAHLDELHTFRRAVFAEVMAGWPADDRENFGRLLTAFVRGYGELGR; encoded by the coding sequence ATGACGGACGCGGTGGCCGAGGTCGAGCGCGCGATGATCGCGATCCGCCGCAGCCAGCAGCGGCGGGCGCTGAGCCGGATCGCCAAGGAGCGCGGCCGCGGCGGGCACGACCCGGTGCACGAGCTGCTCGACGTCGTCGAGGAGCTCGCCGAACGCGGCGAGGCCGGCACGGTGACGGCGCTGAGCACGGCGATGGGCGTCGACCAGCCGCGCGCGAGCCGGCTGGTCGCGCGCGCGGTCGAGCAGGGGCTTCTCCGGCGCGAAGCCGATCAGCACGACGGACGGCGTGCGGTGCTCGTGCCGACGGAGGCCGGTCAGGCCCACCTCGACGAGCTGCACACCTTCCGCCGCGCGGTGTTCGCCGAGGTCATGGCCGGCTGGCCGGCCGACGACCGCGAGAACTTCGGCCGGCTGCTGACGGCGTTCGTCCGCGGGTACGGCGAACTCGGCCGCTAG
- a CDS encoding MarR family winged helix-turn-helix transcriptional regulator — MKPLGWWLRHVHELLETSTAQALDAESLTRRQWQVLNTIALGARTQAEIDVVMAPFGSTFAQVADLRERGWVADTGELTGEGREAHARVEARIKAFRSAVTDGVSDDDYRTTIRTLERCAANLEAA, encoded by the coding sequence ATGAAACCCCTCGGCTGGTGGCTTCGCCACGTCCACGAGCTTCTCGAAACTTCCACGGCCCAGGCCCTCGACGCGGAATCGCTGACCCGCCGGCAGTGGCAGGTCCTCAACACGATCGCCCTCGGCGCCCGCACGCAGGCGGAGATCGACGTCGTCATGGCACCGTTCGGCTCGACGTTCGCGCAGGTCGCCGACCTGCGCGAACGCGGCTGGGTCGCCGACACCGGCGAGCTCACCGGCGAAGGCCGCGAAGCGCACGCCCGCGTCGAAGCGCGCATTAAGGCGTTCCGCTCGGCGGTGACCGACGGCGTCAGCGACGACGACTACCGCACGACGATCCGCACCCTCGAGCGCTGCGCGGCGAACCTCGAAGCCGCCTGA
- a CDS encoding dioxygenase yields MTRSPVLYLSHGAPPLADDATWTRQLAGWSAGLPKPTAILVVSAHWEEAPLTLSATTTVPLVYDFWGFPDRYYQVKYASPGAPELAAKVKKLLRATETPVHDAPDRGLDHGAYVPLVEMYPDADIPVLQVSMPSLDPQELYDLGRKLTPLRDEGVLIIGSGFFTHNLSGMARSTDGTPPAWSAEFDHWGDEVLRSGDVDTLLDFRHKAPAAALAHPRIEHFAPLFVSLGASSAEGRTVIDGFWHGLAKRSLQFS; encoded by the coding sequence ATGACCCGCAGCCCGGTCCTCTACCTCAGCCACGGTGCGCCGCCGCTCGCCGACGACGCCACGTGGACCCGTCAGCTCGCCGGCTGGTCCGCCGGCCTGCCGAAACCCACCGCGATCCTGGTCGTCTCGGCGCACTGGGAAGAAGCGCCGCTGACCCTCTCGGCCACGACGACCGTGCCGCTGGTCTACGACTTCTGGGGCTTCCCGGACCGCTACTACCAGGTGAAGTACGCGTCGCCCGGCGCGCCGGAGCTCGCGGCGAAGGTGAAGAAGCTGCTTCGCGCGACCGAGACGCCGGTCCACGACGCGCCCGACCGCGGCCTCGACCACGGCGCCTACGTGCCGCTCGTCGAGATGTACCCGGACGCCGACATCCCGGTGCTGCAGGTTTCGATGCCGTCGCTGGACCCGCAGGAGCTCTACGACCTCGGCCGCAAGCTGACGCCGTTGCGCGACGAAGGCGTGCTGATCATCGGCAGCGGCTTCTTCACGCACAACCTGAGCGGCATGGCCCGCTCGACCGACGGGACGCCGCCGGCCTGGTCGGCCGAGTTCGACCACTGGGGCGACGAGGTGCTGCGCAGCGGCGACGTCGACACGCTGCTCGACTTCCGGCACAAGGCGCCCGCGGCGGCTCTCGCGCACCCGCGGATCGAGCACTTCGCACCGCTGTTCGTCTCGCTCGGCGCCAGTTCCGCCGAAGGGCGCACGGTCATCGACGGGTTCTGGCACGGCCTGGCGAAGCGGTCTCTCCAGTTCTCCTGA
- a CDS encoding PE-PGRS family protein, protein MQTWAKRGLQTALVTGGLLMLGTGIASADENVNPDSPASPLDLNVTAPISEANNAVGTPFGQLDLPAGQTELSTKPATKAANEAVKQLDEASPISQSTLGGATKADGAGAFTPGHRNLKGNKVAGDIVVPIQIVDNAVGVIGDAQVDGTDHSQTWNHNQDVATDGSKSGLAGNAVVLDWALPVQIAGNSGGVAGGSGAVHGGSASQSTTETGDIDTDGTGSGLSGNVVAGQFATPVQVTGNAVSYLLGNAYSQYDADSDATSGGSIKSAGDGGSGSGNIIGAPIALPVKFNGNAGGVWGSDADTLSNSSADAKAGDTREGSLGIPTYEETSGNDSFLDGNAGAVSLSPVANVAGVAASWIGNAATGNATAGRDGEGTQGGSSSSTVDSGGFVKTAGDGSAAGGNVLNPSVALPVEAFGIGGTYIGNSHASHDNTTDANAGNGSYTRGNDGFLGGNIVNTQTAGAPEVYGIGASHIGNATGQSTEDKTVTAGAYDGSQGNDSSGSGNVVQVPVAVPAEVFGIGGSFIGQGSGSAEETKVVSGGGGGSTKDDNGFLSSNLGTVPASLPVQVANIGGAFIGQGHGKGSTDTTSNAGGDVTANGPAGAGAGNIVEAPVSLPVLAAGSGAALGGIGTGENDNITDSSAGGDALTDGQDGAIAGNIVKAPVAGAAQLFSDGVAGAALGHGTGTNDTVSTAGGDATTNGDRGAIAGDIVGADALPVVQIFGDAVSAAGVSSGDGMNTTTVTNAGDDTTSGVEGAIAGDILDIPVTAIPQVFGDSVAVGGVAHAIGDNSLTTENGGEPVTDGYGSSLSGFDFYHDAVVPVQIFGVPLELIGNATADATDMTSIDGDDADAADAISNPVEGSELGAGELPSLTGLVSGLPTAGLPTQGLPALPTAIPTQRADVPVSGPMSGLPHLPTPGLPTAGGLPGLSSLSALGGALPGHGTERADLPTGGLPVHVPALGGGLLPTLPAVPALGGGVPTLPVALPVTPALPVNPQLPAAPTTLPAAPAALPVNAKLPVLDGAAPAAQVPAMSGLDSTSFLSKLLGFVKRK, encoded by the coding sequence ATGCAGACGTGGGCAAAGCGCGGCCTCCAGACCGCGCTGGTCACGGGTGGTTTGCTGATGCTGGGCACCGGCATCGCCTCGGCTGACGAGAACGTCAACCCCGACTCCCCGGCCTCCCCGCTCGACCTGAACGTGACGGCTCCGATCTCGGAAGCCAACAACGCGGTCGGCACCCCGTTCGGCCAGCTGGACCTGCCCGCCGGGCAGACGGAGCTGAGCACCAAGCCGGCCACCAAGGCCGCGAACGAAGCGGTCAAGCAGCTCGACGAAGCGAGCCCGATCAGCCAGAGCACCCTCGGCGGTGCCACCAAGGCTGACGGCGCGGGCGCCTTCACCCCGGGTCACCGCAACCTCAAGGGCAACAAGGTCGCCGGCGACATCGTCGTGCCGATCCAGATCGTGGACAACGCGGTCGGCGTCATCGGCGACGCGCAGGTCGACGGCACGGACCACTCGCAGACCTGGAACCACAACCAGGACGTCGCGACCGACGGCTCCAAGTCCGGCCTCGCCGGCAACGCCGTCGTCCTCGACTGGGCGCTCCCGGTCCAGATCGCCGGCAACTCCGGCGGCGTGGCGGGCGGCAGTGGCGCGGTGCACGGCGGCTCGGCCAGCCAGAGCACCACCGAGACCGGCGACATCGACACCGACGGCACCGGCTCCGGCCTGTCCGGCAACGTGGTGGCCGGCCAGTTCGCCACCCCGGTCCAGGTGACCGGCAACGCCGTGTCCTACCTCCTCGGCAACGCGTACAGCCAGTACGACGCCGACAGCGACGCCACCTCGGGTGGCTCCATCAAGTCCGCCGGTGACGGTGGCTCGGGCTCGGGCAACATCATCGGTGCGCCGATCGCCCTGCCGGTCAAGTTCAACGGCAACGCCGGTGGCGTGTGGGGCTCGGACGCGGACACGCTGTCGAACTCCTCCGCCGACGCCAAGGCCGGGGACACCCGCGAAGGCTCGCTGGGCATCCCGACCTACGAAGAGACGAGCGGCAACGACTCGTTCCTCGACGGCAACGCGGGCGCGGTGTCGCTCTCCCCGGTCGCCAACGTGGCGGGTGTCGCGGCGTCGTGGATCGGCAACGCGGCCACCGGCAACGCGACCGCGGGTCGCGACGGTGAAGGGACCCAGGGCGGCAGCTCCTCCAGCACTGTCGACTCGGGTGGCTTCGTCAAGACGGCCGGCGACGGCTCGGCGGCGGGCGGCAACGTCCTGAACCCGTCGGTCGCGCTCCCGGTCGAGGCGTTCGGCATCGGTGGCACGTACATCGGCAACTCGCACGCCAGCCACGACAACACCACCGACGCCAACGCGGGCAACGGGTCCTACACCCGCGGCAACGACGGCTTCCTCGGCGGCAACATCGTCAACACCCAGACCGCGGGCGCGCCCGAGGTCTACGGCATCGGCGCCAGCCACATCGGCAACGCGACCGGCCAGTCCACCGAGGACAAGACGGTCACCGCCGGGGCGTACGACGGCTCGCAGGGCAACGACTCGTCCGGCTCGGGCAACGTCGTCCAGGTGCCGGTCGCCGTCCCCGCCGAGGTCTTCGGCATCGGCGGCTCGTTCATCGGCCAGGGCTCCGGCTCGGCGGAGGAGACCAAGGTCGTCTCCGGCGGCGGCGGTGGCAGCACCAAGGACGACAACGGCTTCCTGAGCTCCAACCTGGGCACCGTCCCGGCGTCGCTCCCGGTGCAGGTCGCCAACATCGGTGGCGCCTTCATCGGCCAGGGCCACGGCAAGGGCTCGACCGACACGACGTCCAACGCGGGCGGCGACGTCACGGCGAACGGCCCCGCGGGTGCGGGCGCCGGCAACATCGTCGAGGCCCCGGTCTCCCTGCCGGTGCTGGCCGCCGGCTCGGGTGCCGCCCTCGGCGGCATCGGCACCGGTGAGAACGACAACATCACCGACTCGTCGGCGGGTGGCGACGCCCTCACCGACGGGCAGGACGGCGCGATCGCCGGCAACATCGTCAAGGCCCCGGTCGCGGGTGCCGCGCAGCTGTTCAGCGACGGCGTCGCGGGTGCGGCCCTCGGCCACGGCACCGGCACGAACGACACCGTGTCCACCGCGGGCGGCGACGCCACGACCAACGGTGACCGCGGCGCGATCGCCGGCGACATCGTCGGTGCGGACGCGCTGCCGGTCGTGCAGATCTTCGGCGACGCGGTGAGCGCGGCCGGGGTCTCCAGCGGCGACGGCATGAACACCACCACCGTGACCAACGCGGGCGACGACACCACCTCCGGTGTCGAAGGTGCGATCGCGGGCGACATCCTGGACATCCCGGTGACGGCGATCCCCCAGGTGTTCGGCGACAGCGTGGCCGTGGGTGGCGTTGCGCACGCCATCGGCGACAACTCGCTGACCACGGAGAACGGCGGCGAGCCGGTCACCGATGGTTACGGGTCGAGCCTGTCGGGCTTCGACTTCTACCACGACGCCGTGGTGCCGGTGCAGATCTTCGGGGTTCCCCTGGAGCTGATCGGCAACGCGACCGCCGACGCGACCGACATGACCAGCATCGACGGTGACGACGCGGACGCGGCCGACGCCATCTCGAACCCGGTCGAGGGTTCGGAGCTGGGCGCCGGCGAGCTGCCGTCGCTGACCGGTCTGGTCAGTGGCCTGCCGACCGCCGGGCTGCCCACCCAGGGCCTGCCCGCGCTGCCGACGGCCATCCCGACCCAGCGCGCCGACGTGCCGGTGAGCGGCCCGATGTCCGGGCTGCCCCACCTGCCGACCCCGGGCCTGCCCACCGCGGGTGGCCTCCCCGGCCTGAGCAGCCTGTCGGCGCTGGGCGGTGCCCTGCCCGGGCACGGCACCGAGCGTGCGGACCTGCCGACCGGTGGCCTGCCGGTGCACGTCCCGGCCCTCGGCGGCGGCCTGCTGCCCACCCTCCCGGCCGTCCCGGCCCTGGGTGGCGGCGTCCCGACGCTGCCCGTCGCGCTCCCGGTGACCCCGGCCCTGCCGGTGAACCCGCAGCTGCCCGCCGCCCCGACGACGCTGCCGGCCGCGCCGGCCGCGCTGCCGGTCAACGCGAAGCTGCCCGTGCTCGACGGTGCGGCCCCGGCCGCGCAGGTCCCGGCCATGTCGGGCCTGGACTCCACCAGCTTCCTCTCGAAGCTGCTGGGTTTCGTCAAGCGCAAGTAG
- a CDS encoding AI-2E family transporter, producing MSHARGEDPFLPEHEDITGLIPRGLRISAALAWRFIVIVAALYAVVWVIGYLSVVVIPLSIALLVSALLAPAVQKLVALKFPRGLATAIVVIAGLAVLGGLLTFVITQFSSGLPQLQQQLNASLDQIKNWLLNGPPHLRQEQIQDFINQAIGFIQNNQASITTTALTTASTVGEILTGFLLTLFITIFFLSGGDGIWTFLVRVVPGRVRNRVDVAGRRGFASLVSYVRATAAVAVVDAVGIGVGLWIMGVPLVIPLATLVFIGAFIPIIGAVLTGGVAVLIALVTNGPIGAVIVLGIVIGVMQLESHILQPLLLGRAVKLHPLAVVLAITAGLVAGGIAGALLAVPLLAVLNAGVRSLLHERNPDPAEVDVLKDQAAQPNDAEPGTPDAEVPTIGEDDEEDEEKNARAATAVNKDDKKE from the coding sequence GTGAGCCACGCGCGAGGAGAAGACCCGTTCCTGCCGGAGCACGAGGACATCACGGGACTGATCCCCCGGGGGCTGCGCATCAGCGCCGCGCTCGCGTGGCGGTTCATCGTGATCGTCGCCGCGCTGTACGCGGTGGTGTGGGTGATCGGCTACCTCTCGGTGGTCGTCATCCCGCTGTCCATCGCCCTCTTGGTTTCCGCTCTGCTGGCACCGGCGGTGCAGAAGCTGGTGGCGTTGAAGTTCCCCCGCGGGCTGGCGACCGCGATCGTGGTGATCGCCGGGCTGGCCGTGCTGGGCGGGCTGCTGACGTTCGTCATCACGCAGTTCTCCTCCGGCCTGCCCCAGCTGCAGCAACAGCTGAACGCGAGCCTCGACCAGATCAAGAACTGGCTGCTCAACGGCCCGCCGCACCTGCGGCAGGAGCAGATCCAGGACTTCATCAACCAGGCGATCGGCTTCATCCAGAACAACCAGGCGTCCATCACCACGACGGCGCTGACCACGGCGAGCACCGTCGGCGAGATCCTCACCGGCTTCCTGCTGACGCTGTTCATCACGATCTTCTTCCTCAGCGGCGGCGACGGCATCTGGACGTTCCTGGTCCGCGTCGTGCCGGGCCGGGTCCGCAACCGGGTCGACGTCGCCGGGCGCCGCGGGTTCGCCTCGCTGGTCAGCTACGTCCGCGCGACGGCCGCGGTCGCCGTCGTCGACGCGGTCGGCATCGGCGTCGGCCTGTGGATCATGGGTGTGCCGCTGGTGATCCCGCTGGCGACGCTGGTCTTCATCGGCGCGTTCATCCCGATCATCGGCGCCGTGCTGACCGGTGGCGTCGCCGTGCTGATCGCGCTGGTGACTAACGGCCCCATCGGCGCGGTCATCGTGCTCGGCATCGTCATCGGCGTGATGCAGCTGGAGAGCCACATCCTGCAGCCGCTGCTGCTCGGGCGGGCGGTGAAGCTGCACCCGCTGGCCGTGGTCCTGGCCATCACCGCCGGCTTGGTCGCGGGCGGGATCGCCGGCGCGCTGCTGGCCGTGCCGCTGCTGGCCGTGCTGAACGCCGGCGTCCGGTCGCTGCTGCACGAGCGGAACCCGGACCCGGCCGAGGTCGACGTCCTCAAGGACCAGGCCGCGCAGCCGAACGACGCCGAACCCGGCACCCCCGACGCGGAGGTGCCGACGATCGGTGAGGACGACGAAGAAGACGAAGAGAAGAACGCCCGCGCGGCGACGGCCGTGAACAAGGACGACAAGAAGGAATGA
- the macS gene encoding MacS family sensor histidine kinase, with product MTTARTPDPITPLWRGVNAFRVLTWAFACGTVVVQHEQYRREWLAWTLLGAMAVWSVVISVLYLRERTRPPWLVVADVVVGTGLLLTSPFVLSDAQFALNVPLITTVWAAVPPVAAGARFGAVGGVLAGLVVGVATGLAREKFDLDVARDGVLLAAAGLLVGMAATLSRQAATRLAQALRKEAATAERERLARSIHDSVLQVLARVRKRGNEVGGEAAELARLAGEQEIALRSLVTTEPLKPSETGTTSLRTALQLLATPSVQVSTPADDVELPAHVTDELVAVTREALANVEKHAGADAHAWVLLEDLGTEVVVSVRDDGPGIPDGVLERAAANGHLGVVESIRGRVRDLGGSAALDTGPGRGTEWEVRVPSTRSAS from the coding sequence ATGACCACCGCGCGGACGCCGGACCCGATCACGCCGCTGTGGCGCGGCGTGAACGCGTTCCGCGTGCTCACCTGGGCGTTCGCCTGCGGCACGGTCGTCGTGCAGCACGAGCAGTACCGGCGTGAGTGGCTGGCCTGGACGCTGCTGGGCGCGATGGCGGTCTGGTCGGTCGTGATCAGCGTGCTGTACCTGCGCGAGCGGACGCGGCCGCCGTGGCTGGTCGTCGCCGACGTCGTGGTCGGTACCGGGCTGCTGCTCACCTCGCCCTTCGTCCTGAGCGACGCGCAGTTCGCGCTGAACGTCCCGCTCATCACGACGGTGTGGGCGGCGGTGCCGCCGGTGGCCGCGGGCGCGCGGTTCGGCGCGGTCGGCGGCGTGCTCGCCGGCCTGGTCGTCGGGGTGGCGACCGGGCTCGCGCGCGAGAAGTTCGACCTCGACGTCGCGCGGGACGGCGTCCTGCTCGCCGCCGCCGGGCTGCTGGTCGGGATGGCCGCGACGCTGAGCCGGCAGGCCGCGACCCGCCTGGCGCAGGCGCTGCGGAAGGAAGCGGCGACCGCCGAACGCGAGCGGCTGGCCCGGTCGATCCACGACAGCGTGCTGCAGGTCCTCGCCCGCGTCCGCAAGCGCGGCAACGAGGTCGGCGGCGAGGCGGCCGAGCTGGCCCGGCTGGCGGGCGAGCAGGAGATCGCGCTGCGGTCGCTGGTGACGACGGAACCGCTGAAGCCGAGCGAGACCGGGACGACGAGCCTGCGCACGGCGTTGCAGCTGCTCGCGACGCCGTCGGTGCAGGTCTCGACCCCGGCGGACGACGTCGAGCTGCCCGCGCACGTCACGGACGAGCTCGTCGCCGTCACCAGGGAAGCGCTGGCCAACGTCGAGAAGCACGCGGGTGCGGACGCGCACGCGTGGGTGCTGCTGGAGGACCTCGGCACCGAGGTGGTGGTGAGCGTCCGCGACGACGGACCGGGCATTCCGGACGGCGTTCTCGAGCGAGCGGCCGCGAACGGGCACCTCGGCGTGGTGGAATCCATCCGGGGCCGGGTGCGCGACCTCGGCGGGAGCGCGGCCCTCGACACCGGTCCCGGCCGGGGCACGGAGTGGGAGGTCAGGGTGCCGAGCACCAGGAGCGCGTCATGA
- a CDS encoding response regulator transcription factor, with protein sequence MSEPRISVMVVDDHPIWRDGVARDLTEHGFDVRATAPDADAALRIARTVRPDVVLMDLNLGTTSGVDATREITAALPSTRVLVLSASGEHKDVLEAVKAGASGYLVKSASAAELVDAVRRTAVGDPVFTAGLAGLVLGEYRRMADAPAEGAEPPRLTERETDVLRLVAKGLTARQIAERLVLSHRTVENHVQSTLRKLQLHNRVELARYAIEHGLDEE encoded by the coding sequence ATGAGCGAACCACGGATTTCGGTGATGGTGGTCGACGACCACCCGATCTGGCGGGACGGGGTGGCCCGCGACCTCACCGAACACGGCTTCGACGTGCGGGCGACCGCCCCGGACGCCGACGCGGCGCTGCGGATCGCGCGGACCGTGCGGCCGGACGTCGTGCTGATGGACCTCAACCTCGGCACCACCTCCGGCGTCGACGCCACCCGCGAGATCACGGCGGCCCTGCCGTCGACGCGGGTGCTGGTGCTCTCGGCGAGCGGGGAGCACAAGGACGTCCTCGAGGCGGTGAAGGCCGGCGCGTCCGGTTACCTGGTGAAGTCGGCGTCCGCGGCCGAGCTGGTCGACGCCGTGCGCCGGACCGCCGTCGGCGACCCGGTGTTCACCGCGGGCCTGGCCGGCCTGGTGCTCGGCGAGTACCGGCGGATGGCCGACGCCCCCGCCGAGGGGGCCGAGCCGCCGCGGCTGACCGAGCGCGAGACCGACGTCCTGCGCCTGGTCGCGAAGGGGCTCACCGCGCGCCAGATCGCCGAGCGGCTCGTGCTGTCGCACCGGACCGTCGAGAACCACGTGCAGTCGACGCTGCGGAAGCTGCAGCTGCACAACCGCGTCGAGCTGGCCCGGTACGCGATCGAGCACGGCCTCGACGAGGAGTAG